In a single window of the Alphaproteobacteria bacterium genome:
- a CDS encoding DUF2155 domain-containing protein, translated as MLNKTLITIIFILIISFNLKAEELSKPENKLKESDLSNKNEKSKQDNLDAKTSIVSPIDNTNIINLQLNLEKSSKINEANLSNLIQRSQILYDENNIEAAELLLLEISEYATIKQIHDVNVFSLLKLGNIKFNLAQKVESAKYYYEAINISLSNNVEQYLGILYTKLSYLYFSSDLSFAKTYLELAILQHEKQQDFAPLAESYYNLTLIYKKLGLLEKAKEANKYFENFFKQAGKPYIYKLSSNIDDNNDNKISFAKNKNHIEANYAYIQILNKIDGFTYLFENKIGSKIKFKTIEIITKSCLKSAPQNLPENLLLSEIIEHDEISKTIFNGWMFSSSPSLNSLEHPIYDIKILNCVTNTI; from the coding sequence ATGCTAAATAAAACCCTAATAACAATCATATTTATCCTTATAATAAGTTTTAATCTTAAAGCTGAAGAACTTTCTAAACCAGAAAACAAGCTAAAGGAAAGTGACCTTAGCAATAAAAATGAAAAATCTAAGCAAGATAATCTTGATGCAAAAACTAGCATAGTAAGCCCAATCGATAACACCAATATCATAAACCTTCAGCTAAATTTAGAAAAAAGTTCTAAAATCAATGAAGCAAACCTCAGTAATTTAATCCAAAGAAGTCAAATTTTATATGATGAAAATAATATAGAGGCTGCTGAGCTTTTACTTTTAGAAATTTCAGAATATGCCACCATAAAACAAATTCATGATGTTAATGTTTTTTCTTTATTAAAATTAGGAAATATAAAATTTAACTTAGCACAAAAAGTTGAGTCTGCTAAATATTATTATGAAGCCATTAATATTTCTTTAAGCAATAATGTAGAACAATATCTGGGTATATTATATACTAAGTTAAGCTATTTATATTTTTCTTCGGATTTATCTTTTGCAAAAACATATCTTGAATTAGCTATTTTACAGCATGAAAAGCAACAAGATTTTGCCCCCTTAGCAGAAAGTTATTATAATTTAACATTAATATATAAAAAATTGGGTCTATTAGAAAAAGCTAAAGAGGCAAATAAATATTTTGAAAATTTCTTTAAACAAGCAGGAAAACCATATATTTACAAATTATCTTCCAACATTGATGACAATAATGATAATAAAATTAGTTTTGCTAAAAACAAAAACCATATAGAAGCTAATTATGCATATATTCAAATTTTAAATAAGATTGACGGCTTTACTTATTTATTTGAAAATAAAATTGGTAGTAAAATAAAATTCAAGACTATAGAAATTATCACTAAGTCATGTCTAAAATCTGCTCCCCAAAATTTACCTGAGAATTTATTATTATCAGAAATAATTGAGCATGATGAAATTAGCAAAACCATATTTAATGGTTGGATGTTTTCATCTAGCCCTTCATTAAATTCTCTGGAACATCCAATTTATGATATTAAAATTTTAAATTGTGTTACAAATACTATCTAA
- a CDS encoding LPS-assembly protein LptD: MIRIFVLTILLKSSIIFAANMNIEADELTLNPNGTIIAKDNIKINYLEHNLKANILKYNKNKNSYAASNNVIYNNKTLNYSLYADDLTSLSDFSKLKAKNAVVITNQNSYISAKHIKKNFTKINANNARFTNCRICKNGKLITPIWQVSAKNIEYDQNETNIKFKHAFFKLYNIPILYSPLFSYPAPNIKKQSGFLTPSINKNSNLGYLVTIPYFYNIAPNYDLTYRPTIMTSHDNIHHEAEFRYLTENSQSKLQFNYVKENKDLASYLKDRAISSNDNHNNKWLLKFTNNLRLSNNYNLEANIFETSDKAYLERYQSNYLNLYKSNINLNNITDKQEFYLSTTKFNEFNSTNIKADSQYNLPEISYIKSYILKNKVNLEHKLNFYNYNASNVVDRQNFKYSAYFKQDHITKNGLLLNYGIKPEARFYYNDEQNKSSSHIDSNVTLILNSKYPLMAQSKTNKFLITPNVNFIVS; encoded by the coding sequence ATGATAAGAATTTTTGTTCTAACTATTTTGCTAAAATCCAGCATTATATTTGCCGCAAATATGAATATTGAAGCTGATGAACTAACTTTAAATCCTAATGGCACTATAATTGCTAAAGATAATATAAAAATAAATTATTTGGAACATAATCTCAAAGCCAATATTCTTAAATATAATAAGAATAAAAATAGCTATGCTGCCAGTAATAATGTAATATATAACAACAAAACTCTAAATTACAGCCTTTATGCTGATGATCTTACAAGCCTTAGTGACTTTAGCAAATTAAAAGCAAAAAATGCCGTGGTAATCACCAATCAAAATAGTTATATTTCAGCTAAACACATAAAAAAGAATTTTACTAAAATAAACGCAAATAATGCCAGATTCACTAATTGTAGAATTTGCAAAAATGGAAAACTTATCACACCAATTTGGCAAGTTTCTGCGAAAAATATAGAATATGATCAAAATGAAACAAACATAAAATTTAAGCATGCTTTTTTTAAATTATATAATATTCCTATCCTTTATAGTCCGCTATTTTCATATCCTGCACCAAATATTAAAAAACAAAGTGGCTTCCTAACTCCTTCCATAAATAAAAACTCGAATTTAGGATATTTAGTTACCATTCCTTATTTTTACAATATAGCTCCAAATTATGATTTAACTTACAGACCAACTATTATGACTAGTCATGATAATATCCACCATGAAGCTGAATTTCGTTATTTAACCGAAAACTCTCAAAGCAAATTACAGTTTAATTATGTAAAAGAAAATAAAGACCTTGCTTCCTATTTAAAAGACAGAGCTATAAGCTCTAATGATAATCATAATAATAAATGGTTACTAAAATTTACTAATAACTTAAGGCTTAGCAACAATTATAATTTAGAGGCTAATATTTTTGAGACCTCAGATAAAGCATATTTAGAGCGTTACCAAAGCAACTATCTAAATCTTTATAAATCTAACATCAATCTAAATAACATAACTGACAAGCAAGAATTCTATTTAAGTACAACCAAATTTAATGAATTTAACTCGACAAATATTAAGGCAGATTCACAATATAATTTACCAGAAATATCTTATATAAAATCTTATATATTAAAAAATAAGGTGAATTTAGAACATAAATTAAATTTCTATAATTATAATGCTAGTAATGTAGTTGATAGACAGAATTTCAAATATTCCGCTTATTTTAAACAAGATCACATAACCAAAAATGGCTTGCTGTTAAATTATGGCATAAAACCAGAAGCTAGGTTTTATTACAATGATGAGCAGAATAAGAG
- the lipB gene encoding lipoyl(octanoyl) transferase LipB, with protein sequence MIKWKFSNNLISYAEALEYMDAKVQDIYHNNTQEEIWFLEHPDIYTAGVSAKQSDLLDKNIALINTGRGGQITYHGPNMRIIYAMLNLKSRNLCDIRQYIKNLEKWVINSLEQVNIKAHTIEGKIGIWVTDSSNKNKQYKIAAIGVRVRKWVTYHGVAINYDPDLNKFKSIIPCGISDDNFSVTSIKNLNKDITKQDFDFILKEEFQKIFS encoded by the coding sequence ATGATAAAATGGAAATTTAGTAACAATTTAATATCTTATGCAGAAGCCCTTGAATATATGGATGCTAAAGTGCAAGATATTTACCATAATAATACGCAGGAAGAAATCTGGTTTCTAGAGCATCCTGATATTTACACAGCAGGAGTTAGCGCTAAGCAGAGCGATTTACTAGACAAAAATATAGCTTTAATCAACACAGGGCGCGGTGGGCAAATAACCTATCACGGACCGAATATGCGAATTATTTACGCAATGCTGAATTTAAAATCCAGAAATCTATGCGATATAAGACAATATATTAAAAATCTAGAAAAATGGGTTATAAACTCACTAGAACAAGTAAATATAAAAGCTCATACTATAGAAGGTAAAATAGGTATTTGGGTAACAGATAGCTCTAACAAAAACAAACAATATAAAATTGCCGCAATAGGTGTGAGGGTGAGAAAATGGGTCACATATCATGGCGTTGCTATAAATTACGACCCTGATTTAAACAAATTTAAATCCATTATCCCCTGCGGAATTAGTGATGATAACTTCTCTGTAACCTCTATAAAAAATCTAAATAAAGATATTACTAAACAAGATTTTGATTTTATACTTAAAGAGGAATTCCAAAAGATATTCTCATGA